In a genomic window of Streptococcus oralis:
- the cps2T gene encoding beta 1-4 rhamnosyltransferase Cps2T, producing the protein MKQSVYIIGSKGIPAKYGGFETFVEKLTEYQKDSNIQYYVACMRENSAKSGITDDQFEHNGAICFNIDVPNIGPARAIAYDVVAVNKAIELAKENKDESPIFYILACRIGPFISGLKKKIRVIGGRLLVNPDGHEWLRAKWSLPVRKYWKFSEQLMVKHADLLVCDSKNIEQYIREDYKQYQPKTTYIAYGTDTAPSSLKAEDTKVRNWYQEKGVSENGYYLVVGRFVPENNYETMIREFIKSKSKKDFVLITNVEQNKFYDQLLQDTGFDKDPRVKFVGTVYDQELLKYIRENAFAYFHGHEVGGTNPSLLEALASTKLNLLLDVGFNREVGEDGAIYWKKDELAHVIEKVEGFDQVVIADLDFKSSQRILSAFTWEKIVSDYEEVFKG; encoded by the coding sequence ATGAAACAGTCAGTTTATATCATTGGTTCAAAGGGGATTCCTGCCAAGTATGGAGGATTTGAGACCTTTGTTGAAAAATTAACCGAATACCAAAAAGACAGCAACATACAATACTATGTTGCTTGTATGCGTGAAAATTCAGCTAAATCTGGCATCACGGATGACCAGTTTGAGCACAATGGCGCCATTTGTTTCAACATTGATGTGCCTAATATTGGTCCGGCTCGTGCTATCGCTTACGATGTTGTAGCGGTCAATAAGGCTATTGAATTGGCTAAGGAAAACAAGGACGAGTCTCCCATTTTTTACATTCTAGCTTGTCGCATCGGGCCCTTTATTTCTGGCCTTAAGAAAAAGATTCGTGTGATCGGTGGCCGGTTGCTGGTAAATCCAGATGGTCATGAATGGCTACGAGCAAAATGGAGCTTACCAGTTCGTAAGTACTGGAAATTCTCAGAGCAACTCATGGTCAAGCATGCTGATTTATTGGTCTGTGACAGTAAAAATATCGAACAATATATTCGAGAGGACTATAAACAGTATCAACCAAAGACCACCTATATTGCCTATGGGACAGACACTGCTCCTTCAAGCCTGAAGGCAGAAGATACCAAGGTTCGAAACTGGTATCAGGAAAAAGGTGTTAGCGAAAATGGCTATTATCTAGTGGTGGGACGATTCGTTCCTGAAAACAACTACGAAACCATGATTCGTGAATTTATCAAGTCCAAGTCCAAGAAGGACTTCGTCCTCATCACAAATGTCGAGCAGAATAAATTTTACGATCAGTTGTTACAGGATACTGGTTTTGACAAAGATCCTAGGGTCAAATTTGTCGGTACGGTCTATGACCAAGAATTGCTCAAGTATATTCGTGAAAATGCTTTTGCCTATTTCCATGGACATGAGGTTGGAGGGACCAACCCTTCTCTACTGGAAGCCCTAGCATCTACAAAACTGAATTTGTTGCTAGATGTTGGGTTTAACCGTGAGGTTGGTGAAGACGGGGCAATTTATTGGAAAAAAGATGAGTTGGCACACGTCATTGAGAAAGTAGAGGGATTTGATCAGGTAGTGATAGCTGACTTGGATTTCAAGTCAAGCCAAAGAATTCTCTCAGCTTTCACATGGGAAAAGATTGTGTCAGATTATGAAGAAGTGTTTAAAGGATAG
- a CDS encoding sugar transferase — MEEKGLKISLAVFQSFLVIILAYVLSFVKETDIVYTSMVILYILHYVVFHISDYGHDFFKRGYLAEFINTTKYIVFFALAISISNFFLEDRFSISRRGMIYFLTIHSILLYLLNLCIKRYRKRIFPNLKGSKKIFLITATSRVEKVIDRLIESGEIFWNLVAVSVLDQPDFQHQTLTVVPAENILDFATHEVVDEVFINLPSEEYDIGEFISLFETMGIDVTVNLNAFNNYLGSDKKIRGMAGLNVITFSTKFYKTSHVIAKRFIDIVGSIVGLIICGLVSIVLVPMIRQDGGPAIFSQTRIGKNGRHFTFYKFRSMCVNAEQRKQELLAQNTMQGGMFKVDDDPRITPIGRFIRKTSLDELPQFWNVLMGDMSLVGTRPPTVDEYEKYTPEQKRRLSFKPGITGLWQVSGRSEIKDFDEVVKLDVAYIDDWTIWKDIEILLKTVKVVFMRDGAK, encoded by the coding sequence ATGGAAGAAAAGGGATTGAAGATTTCTTTGGCAGTTTTCCAGAGTTTTCTTGTCATTATTTTAGCTTATGTGCTCAGTTTTGTTAAAGAAACAGATATTGTATATACCTCAATGGTAATTCTATACATTCTCCATTATGTTGTCTTTCATATTAGTGATTATGGGCATGATTTTTTTAAAAGGGGTTATTTAGCAGAGTTTATCAACACGACAAAGTATATCGTGTTCTTTGCTTTAGCTATCAGTATTTCGAATTTTTTCTTAGAAGATCGTTTTAGTATCTCAAGACGAGGAATGATTTATTTTTTGACAATACACTCTATTCTGTTGTATTTGTTGAATCTATGCATTAAACGCTATAGAAAACGCATCTTTCCAAATCTCAAGGGGAGTAAGAAGATATTCTTGATAACAGCGACCTCTAGGGTTGAAAAAGTCATCGATAGGCTGATAGAGTCGGGAGAAATTTTTTGGAATTTGGTGGCGGTCAGTGTTTTAGACCAGCCTGATTTTCAGCATCAAACCTTAACCGTTGTACCTGCTGAGAACATCTTAGACTTTGCTACTCATGAAGTTGTCGATGAGGTCTTTATCAATCTACCAAGTGAAGAGTACGACATCGGGGAGTTTATTTCACTTTTTGAGACAATGGGAATTGACGTGACAGTAAATCTGAATGCTTTTAATAACTATCTAGGTAGTGATAAAAAAATTCGTGGGATGGCAGGGCTTAATGTTATCACGTTTTCTACAAAATTTTATAAGACCAGTCATGTCATTGCTAAACGATTCATTGATATTGTCGGTTCGATTGTCGGATTGATTATTTGTGGTTTGGTGAGCATTGTTTTGGTTCCGATGATTCGACAAGATGGTGGGCCAGCGATTTTTTCTCAAACGCGTATTGGGAAAAATGGTCGACATTTCACTTTCTATAAATTTAGATCCATGTGTGTGAATGCTGAGCAGCGGAAACAAGAACTTTTGGCGCAAAATACTATGCAGGGGGGCATGTTTAAGGTCGATGATGATCCTCGTATCACTCCAATTGGTCGCTTTATTCGTAAGACCAGCCTAGATGAGTTACCGCAGTTTTGGAATGTTTTAATGGGAGATATGAGTCTGGTTGGAACCCGTCCCCCAACAGTGGATGAGTATGAAAAATATACACCTGAACAAAAGCGTCGCTTGAGTTTTAAACCTGGGATAACAGGCTTGTGGCAAGTCAGTGGACGAAGCGAGATCAAGGATTTCGATGAAGTTGTCAAATTAGATGTAGCCTATATTGATGATTGGACTATTTGGAAAGATATTGAAATTTTACTGAAGACCGTTAAGGTTGTATTTATGAGAGATGGGGCGAAGTAA
- a CDS encoding tyrosine-protein kinase, translated as MPTLEIAQKKLDLARKAEEYYNALRTNIQLSGNNLKVISITSVKPGEGKSTTSTNIAWAFARAGYKTLLIDADIRNSVMSGVFKSREKITGLTEFLSGTTDLSQGLCETNVENLFVIQAGSVSPNPTALLQSENFATMIDTLRKYFDYIVVDTAPIGVVIDAAIITQQCDASVLVTAAGETNRRDIQKAKEQLEQTSKPFLGIVLNKLNTSVEKYGSYGAYGNYGNYGKK; from the coding sequence TACTACAATGCCCTTCGCACCAATATTCAATTGAGTGGGAATAACTTGAAAGTGATTTCCATTACCTCTGTCAAACCAGGAGAAGGAAAATCAACAACTTCTACCAATATTGCTTGGGCTTTCGCGCGTGCAGGCTATAAGACACTGTTGATTGATGCGGATATCCGTAATTCAGTAATGTCAGGTGTCTTTAAATCACGGGAAAAGATTACAGGCCTAACAGAGTTCTTGTCAGGCACAACAGACCTATCACAAGGTTTATGTGAAACCAATGTTGAAAATTTGTTTGTCATTCAAGCGGGTTCTGTATCACCAAACCCAACAGCTTTGTTACAAAGTGAAAATTTTGCGACCATGATTGACACCTTACGCAAGTACTTTGACTACATCGTTGTAGATACTGCTCCGATTGGAGTTGTTATCGATGCGGCGATTATCACGCAGCAGTGTGACGCTTCTGTTTTAGTAACTGCGGCCGGTGAAACAAATCGTCGTGATATCCAAAAAGCTAAAGAACAACTCGAACAAACAAGCAAACCATTCTTAGGAATTGTGCTTAATAAACTCAATACTTCAGTTGAAAAATATGGCTCCTATGGAGCATATGGAAACTATGGGAATTATGGCAAAAAATAA